The Triticum dicoccoides isolate Atlit2015 ecotype Zavitan chromosome 6A, WEW_v2.0, whole genome shotgun sequence genome has a window encoding:
- the LOC119318356 gene encoding uncharacterized protein LOC119318356, protein MASHPFATASARATPTSTSRPSCAAPSTGKLTCLCSPTNHPGSFRCTRHRNPRGRPQTSSPSSSGRASQQPAAPGASATVRVEGIIRSGGVGAGPVGRTTKGRSVLRAHLLRLVSAPSSAGRDHRRCRDFKPRPSRLGRLAVTA, encoded by the coding sequence ATGGCGAGCCACCCATTCGCCACCGCCTCAGCCAGGGCGACCCCGACCTCGACCTCCAGGCCGTCGTGCGCGGCTCCCAGCACCGGCAAGCTCACCTGCCTCTGCTCGCCGACCAACCACCCGGGCTCCTTCCGCTGCACTCGCCACCGCAACCCACGGGGGCGACCGCagacgtcgtcgccgtcgtcgtccggCCGCGCGTCGCAGCAGCCTGCTGCACCGGGAGCCAGCGCGACGGTGCGCGTCGAGGGGATCATCAGGAGCGGCGGCGTCGGCGCTGGCCCCGTTGGCAGGACCACCAAGGGCCGGTCCGTCCTGCGCGCGCACCTGCTGCGGCTGGTGAGCGCGCCGTCCTCTGCCGGCCGGGACCACCGCCGCTGCCGCGACTTCAAGCCCCGACCGTCCAGGCTGGGCCGACTCGCGGTGACCGCGTGA
- the LOC119314530 gene encoding uncharacterized protein LOC119314530, which translates to MANPSTSSRPPCAAPSGTKLTCLCSPTNHPGSFRCTRHRNPRGRPQTSSPPSSSRAALGASATVRVEGITRSGDVAAGGRTGKGRSVLRAHLLRLVSLPSSGGSDHRRCRDFKPRPSRLGRLTVTA; encoded by the coding sequence ATGGCGAACCCATCCACGAGCTCGAGGCCGCCATGCGCGGCTCCCAGTGGCACCAAGCTCACCTGCCTATGCTCGCCGACGAACCACCCGGGCTCCTTCCGCTGCACCCGCCACCGCAACCCACGGGGCCGACCGCAGACGTCCTCGCCGCCGTCGTCCAGCCGGGCGGCTTTGGGCGCCAGCGCAACGGTGCGCGTCGAGGGGATCACCAGGAGCGGTGACGTCGCTGCGGGAGGCAGGACAGGCAAGGGCCGGTCCGTCCTGCGCGCGCACCTGCTGCGGCTGGTCAGCCTGCCGTCCTCCGGCGGCAGCGACCACCGCCGCTGCCGCGACTTCAAGCCCCGGCCGTCCAGGCTGGGCCGCCTAACCGTGACCGCGTGA
- the LOC119318358 gene encoding uncharacterized protein LOC119318358, which yields MANPSTSSRPSCASPSGTKLTCLCSPTNHPGSFRCTRHRNPQGRPQTSSPPSSSRASQQAAASGRSTTVRVEGIIRNAGVGSGGRTGPCRSVLRAHLLRLVSPPSSGCSDRRRCRDFKPRPSRLGRLGMTA from the coding sequence ATGGCGAACCCATCCACGAGCTCGAGGCCGTCGTGCGCGTCTCCCAGTGGCACCAAGCTCACCTGCCTCTGCTCGCCGACCAACCACCCGGGCTCCTTCCGCTGCACTCGCCACCGCAACCCGCAGGGGCGACCGCAGACGTCGTCGCCACCGTCGTCCAGCCGGGCCTCGCAGCAGGCCGCGGCTTCGGGCAGGAGCACGACGGTGCGCGTTGAGGGGATCATCAGGAACGCCGGCGTCGGCTCGGGAGGCAGGACCGGCCCTTGCCGGTCCGTCCTGCGAGCGCACCTGCTGCGGCTGGTCAGCCCGCCTTCCTCCGGCTGCAgcgaccgccgccgctgccgcgacTTCAAGCCCCGCCCGTCCAGGCTGGGCCGCCTCGGCATGACCGCGTGA